The region TCAAGTTACATTACAGATACAATGTAAAGGCGGTGAGTAAAAATGGCAGAGTCTTTAAATGACATTACCAAAAAAATTGCATCAACTAAAAAAACAAGTCAAATCACAAATGCTATGCAGATGGTGTCAGGAGCCAAATTATCTAAGGCTGAACAAACAGCCAGCGGCTTTCAGATATACGCTAAGAAAGTGAGAGAAATTGTTACCCATTTAGCGCATACTCAATTAGCAATAATTGAAGATAGTCATTTAATTGGGACCAATTCACCTTCGAATATCGATTTTCACGACATGCTGATCGAACGACCAGTTAAAAAAACAGGTTATATCGTGATCAGCTCTGATAAAGGTTTGGCTGGCGGCTATAATAGCTCGATTATTAAAGCAACCATAGATATGATCCAAAAAGACCATTCTTCGCCAGATGAATATATTTTCATGGCTGTCGGCAGTACGGCAGGGGATTTCTTTAAATCAAGAGGAATGAACGTAGCTTATGAATTAAATGACATTAGCGACCAGCCGACATTTGATGAAGTTCGAGGCATTGCCCGGACAGCAACAGAAATGTATAAAAATGAAGTATTTGATGAGTTGTATGTTTGTTACAACCACCACATCAACACCATCTCTTTTGAGTACCGTGCTGACAAAATGTTGCCATTAAATAATCTGGATCCCACAGAAACAGTGGAATATGAAAGTGATTATTTATATGAGCCTTCAAAGGAAGAAATTCTGGATATTTTGTTGCCGCAGTATGCTGAAAGTTTGATTTATGGTGCTATTCTAGATGCAAAAGCTGCTGAACATGCGGCTCGTATGACGGCGATGAAAGGTGCAACAGATAATGCAAATGACATTATTGATGACTTAACCGTGCATTACAATCGGGCTCGTCAAGCTGCGATAACAGAAGA is a window of Carnobacterium mobile DSM 4848 DNA encoding:
- a CDS encoding F0F1 ATP synthase subunit gamma, whose translation is MAESLNDITKKIASTKKTSQITNAMQMVSGAKLSKAEQTASGFQIYAKKVREIVTHLAHTQLAIIEDSHLIGTNSPSNIDFHDMLIERPVKKTGYIVISSDKGLAGGYNSSIIKATIDMIQKDHSSPDEYIFMAVGSTAGDFFKSRGMNVAYELNDISDQPTFDEVRGIARTATEMYKNEVFDELYVCYNHHINTISFEYRADKMLPLNNLDPTETVEYESDYLYEPSKEEILDILLPQYAESLIYGAILDAKAAEHAARMTAMKGATDNANDIIDDLTVHYNRARQAAITEEITEIIGGASALG